One genomic segment of Pseudorca crassidens isolate mPseCra1 chromosome X, mPseCra1.hap1, whole genome shotgun sequence includes these proteins:
- the ZNF275 gene encoding zinc finger protein 275 → MGEVAQSQEMASTSSPTASEHSPEVKQNGDSEGRGGSPQNLPVEHHFACKECGDAFRLKVLLVQHQRIHSEEKGWECGDCGQAFRGVSEFNEHRKSHVAAEPRPGPSRALDEAVEKREQMEREAKPFECEECGKRFKKNAGLSQHLRVHSREKPFDCEECGRSFKVNTHLFRHQKLHTSEKPFACKTCGRDFLDRQEFLKHQRMHTGHLPFDCDDCGKSFRGVNGLAEHQRIHSGAKPYGCPHCGKLFRRSSELTKHRRIHTGEKPYECSQCGKAFRQSSSLLEHQRIHTGERPYACGDCGKAFRGPSDLIKHRRIHSGLKPYECDKCGKAFRRSSGLSRHRRTHSGARRCECSECGRVFKRRSALQKHQPTHRE, encoded by the coding sequence ATGGGTGAAGTCGCCCAGTCACAGGAGATGGCGTCCACGAGCTCCCCGACGGCCAGCGAGCACAGCCCTGAGGTCAAACAGAACGGGGactctgaggggaggggagggagcccccAGAATCTGCCTGTAGAACATCATTTTGCATGTAAAGAGTGTGGGGATGCCTTTCGGCTTAAGGTCCTCCTCGTGCAGCACCAGCGAATTCACAGTGAGGAAAAGGGCTGGGAGTGCGGCGATTGCGGGCAGGCTTTTCGCGGGGTGTCTGAGTTCAACGAGCACCGGAAGAGCCACGTGGCGGCAGAGCCCCGGCCGGGCCCCAGCCGGGCCCTTGACGAGGCCGTGGAGAAGAGGGAGCAAATGGAGAGGGAGGCGAAGCCCTTCGAGTGTGAAGAATGTGGGAAAAGGTTCAAGAAGAACGCGGGCCTCAGTCAGCATCTGCGCGTCCACAGCCGCGAGAAGCCCTTTGACTGCGAGGAATGCGGCCGCTCCTTCAAAGTCAACACCCACCTCTTTCGCCATCAGAAGCTGCACACTTCGGAGAAACCCTTTGCCTGCAAGACGTGTGGCAGGGATTTCCTGGATCGCCAGGAGTTTCTCAAGCACCAGCGGATGCACACCGGCCACCTGCCCTTCGACTGCGACGACTGCGGCAAGTCCTTCCGAGGGGTCAACGGCCTGGCCGAGCACCAGCGCATCCACAGCGGGGCCAAGCCCTACGGCTGCCCCCACTGCGGCAAGCTCTTCCGGAGGAGCTCAGAGCTCACCAAGCATCGGCGGATCCACACGGGCGAGAAGCCGTACGAGTGCAGCCAGTGCGGGAAGGCCTTCCGGCAGAGCTCCAGCCTCCTGGAGCACCAGCGCATCCACACCGGGGAGCGGCCCTACGCGTGTGGCGACTGCGGCAAGGCCTTCCGGGGGCCCTCCGACCTCATCAAACACCGGCGCATCCACAGCGGACTGAAACCCTACGAGTGCGACAAGTGCGGGAAGGCCTTCCGCCGGAGCTCCGGCCTGAGTCGCCATCGGAGGACCCACAGCGGGGCAAGACGCTGCGAGTGCAGCGAGTGTGGCCGCGTGTTCAAGAGGCGGTCCGCGCTGCAGAAGCATCAACCGACCCACCGCGAGTAG
- the LOC137216842 gene encoding LOW QUALITY PROTEIN: paraneoplastic antigen-like protein 5 (The sequence of the model RefSeq protein was modified relative to this genomic sequence to represent the inferred CDS: inserted 1 base in 1 codon), protein MPVNLLEDWCKGMDLDPRKALLIVGVPVECSEEEIKETLRAGLQPLCAYRVLGRMFRREDSSKAALIGLAAQVNYATAPSQXPGKGGAWEVVVKPRSPDDELINRLNHFLKAEGRRMVDVVKTLGYITRPEEGQPKGLAQVRPPDPRPLRESMWYPKLKVFSGSTSPGPGEENLEAWLEQVTQMMQMWRVSEVEKQRRLLESLRGPALSIVRMLRANSGSMTVAQCLDALKQIFGNKDNYRTARFQLLQTLQKPGGKVSAFLLRLEPVLQNAVRHSPLPVRSADMIRLKYTLAQAHVSTGLRDKLMVLDQRGCAPPFLELMQLVRDVEEWQTAAAVTREKQRQVGGGHRASGTQVVAETSVPVRPVMVRAGQFHDSSTQTVQEGATLSLKRKQVPRCCETGEEGHSQAACPRAEDQSPAKQAPQPAAEESGNEMRAGAGSHPRPQEA, encoded by the exons ATGCCTGTGAATCTGTTGGAGGATTGGTGCAAGGGCATGGACCTGGACCCCAGGAAGGCCCTGCTGATCGTGGGCGTCCCTGTGGAGTGTAGTGAAGAGGAAATTAAAGAGACCCTGAGGGCGGGCTTACAGCCCCTGTGCGCCTACAGGGTGCTGGGCAGAATGTTCAGAAGGGAAGACAGCTCTAAGGCAGCTCTCATTGGATTGGCCGCCCAGGTCAATTACGCTACGGCGCCGAGTC GTCCAGGAAAGGGAGGTGCCTGGGAAGTGGTGGTGAAGCCCCGTAGCCCAGATGATGAACTTATCAACAGACTGAACCACTTCCTGAAAGCTGAGGGCCGGAGAATGGTAGATGTGGTCAAAACCCTGGGGTATATCACTCGCCCTGAGGAGGGACAGCCAAAAGGCTTGGCCCAAGTCAGGCCGCCAGACCCGCGGCCTCTGCGAGAAAGCATGTGGTACCCAAAACTGAAGGTGTTTTCGGGAAGCACTTCCCCAGGCCCGGGCGAAGAGAACTTGGAAGCCTGGCTGGAGCAGGTGACGCAGATGATGCAGATGTGGCGGGTGTCTGAGGTAGAGAAGCAGCGGCGTTTGCTGGAGAGCTTGCGCGGCCCCGCCCTGTCCATCGTGCGGATGCTCCGGGCCAACAGTGGCTCCATGACCGTGGCACAGTGCCTGGACGCCCTGAAGCAGATCTTCGGGAATAAAGACAACTATAGAACCGCACGTTTTCAGTTGCTCCAGACCTTGCAGAAGCCCGGAGGGAAAGTCTCTGCCTTCTTGCtgcggctagagcccgtgctgcagaACGCTGTGCGGCACAGCCCCTTGCCAGTGAGAAGCGCAGACATGATTCGCCTGAAATACACCCTAGCCCAGGCCCACGTGAGCACCGGCCTCCGGGACAAGCTCATGGTCTTGGATCAGCGAGGCTGTGCGCCCCCCTTCCTGGAGTTGATGCAGCTCGTTCGAGACGTGGAGGAGTGGCAGACCGCCGCGGCAGTGACCAGGGAGAAGCAGAGGCAGGTAGGAGGGGGCCACAGGGCCTCTGGCACCCAGGTAGTGGCAGAAACCAGTGTCCCGGTCCGTCCGGTCATGGTGCGGGCAGGGCAGTTCCATGACAGCAGCACTCAGACCGTCCAGGAAGGGGCTACCCTGTCACTGAAGCGCAAGCAGGTGCCACGCTGCTGCGAGACTGGGGAGGAAGGCCACAGCCAGGCCGCGTGTCCTAGGGCCGAGGACCAGTCCCCGGCAAAGCAGGCGCCTCAGCCTGCAGCAGAAGAGTCGGGAAACGAGATGCGGGCCGGGGCCGGGAGCCACCCCAGGCCCCAGGAAGCGTAG